The DNA region AGTAGTTGTTTCGTTTTCCGATGTCGGTACCGGAACATCGGCTCGAAGCCGATTCGTCCAGCGGGGCTCGCCTTTCGGCCGAGTTCGCCGCCGGGCAGTTCGTACTCGACGGTGTCCGACACTATCGTCTCCTCTCCGTCGCCGTAGAACTCGTGGGTGTGCGCCCACTTCTGGAACGGGCCGCTGACCATCTCGTCGCGGAACCACGGCGAGGCGTCGCCCTCCTCCCGCTCGACGATGACGGAGGTCCACCGCTGCTTCGGCGCGATGTCGAGCGGTTGCATCGCCATCCGGATCTCGGTCCCGGTGTCGAGGACGTCGGGGTTCTCCTCGCCGTCGGGGCCGCGGACCTCCTCGACGGTCAGAGCCATCCACTCGGGAGTCAGCGCTTCCAGCCCCTCGATTCGCGAGTAGAACTCCCACACCTCGTCGAGCGGTGCGGCGACGCGGCTTCGTCGCGTGTAGACGGCCATCGGTGACGGTAGTAGGGGCGTGAGAAACAAAAGGCCGTCCGTGGCGGAGACTCGGAAGTGAACGCGGGTTCCCGTTCACGCACGGGTCGCGCGGTCGAACCCCGCCTTCCGGCGACGGGTCGTCTCCGAGAGGCGACGCCGGACGAACGAGACGGCCAGCGTCGTCAGGACGCCGACGGCGAAGACGGCGGTGAACGCCGCGTACGACAGGGCGACGAATATCACCAGGGGAGCGACGGCGAGCGCGACGGTGACACCGAACGTGGGGTCGGCCGTGGTGGTCGTCTGGGCGGTACTGCGGTGTTGTGACGTTGTGTACATCGTTCTCTGGTAGTCGTGGTTGGTCGTCGGAAACGAGACGGTCGCGCCGACGAGAGCGAAGCGGAAGCGGGGGCCGAAGCGGCGCGAGGACCGGCGGCGGAGAGACCGGTCGCTCTCGAACGTGAGGCGCGTCGACGGACGTCGGCGGCGTCAGTTGCCGCCGCGGTTCGTCGGCAGGAGTGAGACGCGGAGGACTCCGACCCGCTCGCCGAACGCGCGACCGAGCGTGCGCTTTCGGCCGGCATCGATCGGGATTTCGAAGTTTGGCATGGGTCGTATCCTCCGTGTGTGGACGCCAGCGGGGGCGGCGCAGTTCTCTCTATAGGTGGCTGTCACTTAACGGTACCCGGGGTATGTGACACACGGTCACGGTACTGTTACATATCCGACCGAATCCGAACGATATTTGCCGTCTGTGGTGAACGTGTCGGTGATGACCCCTCCAACTCCCCTGTTCGGTGCGTTGCCGGGCGGCCCCGAACTGATGATCATCTTCCTCATACTCGTCCTCCCGATAGGCGCTGGCCTGTTCGTCTACTACGACGCGAAGAACCACGGGATGGCGTACGCCCCGGCGTGGGCGCTCGGGGTCACGGCGCTCTTTTTCGCCGGGTTTCTCCCCGGCATCCCCGCCTTTCTGGCGTACATCTACGTCCGCGAGAAGCAGGCGCGTCACGGTTCGCCGAAACCCGACCTCGGGAGCGAGTGAGCGTGTCTCCCGGCGGTCCCGACGTACTGACTTACTGGCTGTTCTTCGTCGCGCTCGCGCTCGTCTGCTACGGACTCGCAAAAGTCGTCCTGCAGCGACTCCTTGACGACGGATCTCGAAAATCGTGTTCGTCGCTCAGAGCGTGAATCGCTTCACCGTCGTCCCCGCCGTTTCGAGGTCGATGTCGGTCGCCGCCGCGACGATTATCTGGTTCTCGCCGTGGGAGATGTCGACTGTCGCCTCGTAAGTTCCGTCCTCGGGTTCGACGAGCGCGGTCCCCTCGTCGGTTCGGACCGCGACGATCGCGGCGTCGGTTTTGCCGGTGACGTGGAGCGTGTCGCCGCGGAAGTCGGTGTCGACGCGGATCGAGGGACCATCGGGTCGCTCGGTTTCGAGGTAGCGTTTCTCGACCGCCGCGGGCGTCTCGACGGGCCTTCCGGCGTCGATGCCGTGCGCGAGACGGACGAACTGCGCCATGCTCCACGCCAGCGGCGTCGCCGACCCGGTGCCTTCGCCGAACTCCCAGTTGTACTCGGTCTCCTGGTCGCGGTCCCACACCTGCTCGGCGAGCATCCGCCCGCTGTTGGCGAACGCCGCCATCGTCCGGAGCAGGTTCTCGGGGGCGAGCGGCCCGTCTTCGGTACCCGCGAGCAGTTCGTACTCGCCGCGCTCGCCGGTGAAGATGGGCCACAGCCGTCCCTGCCCTTTCGTCTCGATGGACCACGGGGCGCCCTCCTCGTCGCCGCCCTGCTCGCCGTAGCCGTCGCCGTTGTACCGGTAGAAGGCCGGGCCGTACGGCGTATCGACGCGGATGGCCTCGTCGACTTCGACGAGGGAGTTGCGAATCACCTCGTCGTCCCACGGCTTGATGCCCAGTCGGGTGAGTTCGAGGAACCCGCCGTCGATGATCTCGCGCTCGTCGAGCGTCGGGCCGTTGTTCGCCAGCGTCCGAAGGTGGCCCGCCTCCGGGTCGCCGTCGCGCGTCACGCGGACGTAGTACGGCGTGTGGGTGTGTAGTTCCGTCCCCGTCTCGGTGGCCGTCCAGCTTTCGACGTTCGCGGTCCAGTCGTCGGCCAGCGACAGCCAGACCAGCGCGTCGTCGGTCCGGCCCTCGTCTCGGGCGATGGCGGCCGCACAGACCAATCCGGCGATTTCGGCGGCGATAGAGGAGGGCGAGTAACCAGCCTCCTCCTCCCAGCGCTCCTGTGCCGTCGCGGGTCCGTTCCGCGCGACGTAGTCCGCCGAGCGCTTGACGTTGCGGTAGTCGTAGTCGGCCTCCTCGAAGCCGAGGCCGTCCTCGAAGAGCTGGTACGCCATCACCTGCGGGAAGGAGATGTTGTCGATCTGCTCGCCGCCCCAGCGGGTACGGCCGTCGAGATAGGAGTTCTGCGGGATGAAGCCGTGGTCGTCCTGCTGGTAGTTGTAGACGTACGAGAGCGCGGCCTCGGCGGTCTCGAGGTCGCCGACCGCCTCGAACACGGTGAACACCTGATAGAGGTCGCGCGCCCAGACGAAGTTATACCCGTACCCCTTCGCCTCCTCGGAGCTTACGGCCTCGCCCCACGGCACCGACGGCGAGGCGATGCCCGCGCCGAGGAACGTCTTGTCCTCGACGGCACGGAGCCCCATCAGACAGCTCTTGTACTGCGCTCTGAGGTCGTCGTCGGCGACGACGCACTCCGGCAGCGCCTTCGGTTCGAGGAACCGCTCCCAGGAGTCGACGTACGCCGCCCGAACCGTCTCGTAGCCGCGGGTCAGCGCCCCCGCCGCCTCGCCGAGCGCCGCCGCGGTGTCGGCGTTCTCGCCGAAGCCGAGCGCGAGCGTCTCGTCGAGTTCGGTCCCGACGCCGACCCGACCCACGAGGACGATGTTCTCGTCGTCGACGCGCGAGCGCGACTCCGGTTGGTCGCCGCCCGAGAAGAGGCCGTGGAGGTACTCCGACCCGGCGACGCCGACGGTCGCCCACTCGAAGCGGTTCGCCGCCGCGAGCGCGAGCGCGACGCTGTACGGTTCGCCCTCTTCGTCCGTGAGAACCGGGTCGCCCACGTCGTACGCCCCGGCGTCGCGGGCGACGAGGTGGTAGCTGCCGGGTTTGCCGAGTCGCATGCCGCGGTCCTTCGCGCCGGTGTTCGTCAGCGAGGTGTCCGCGACGCTGAACAACTGGTACTCGTTGCCGTCGAGCGCCTCGAAGGAGACGTCGACGACGAGCGCGTCGTGTTGAGGGTCGGCGGCGTATTCGAGCGTGAGTTCCCACTCGTGGCCTCGGCCGTCGCCGCGCTCGGCGATGATGTGGCGGAACACCAGCGCGTCCTCCTCGACGATTTCGGCCCGCCGCCCTATCGTCTCGGCGGCATCGTCGCGGCGCGTCTCGTTGTACGTTCGCGCCGTGTAGTCCGACCCCTCCTCGGCGTCGACGACGAGGAAATCGAGCGTCCGCAGGTTCATCAGGTCGACGCGCGGGAACCGGACCTCCGTCAGCGCGCCCTCGGTCAGCGTGAACCACACTCGGGAAGGGTCCTCGTCGCCGTGGTCGGCGACGGTGCCGACGCCGTACTTCTCGCCGGTGGTCCACCGCGGCCACTCCTCGGGGCCCGAGGGCGCGGACGTACTCACCGGCAGCGCGTCGACCTCGCGGAGCAACGCCGTCGTCACGAGTCGCAGCGAGTGCGACCAGCCGATCGGGGTGGCGCTGTCGAACGTGCCGTCGTCGAATATCTGCTCTGCGAGGTAGCCCGCCTCGGTGGCGAACGGTCCCTCCGGCAACAGCAGTTCGTACAGATTCTCGGCGCGCACGAGGAACGCCTCGCCGTCGAAGCCGAAGCGGTCCAGAAGCGTCGCCAGTTTGACCGCGGCGTTGGCACCCCACGCCGTCGACACCGACCACACCTTCGGGGGTTCCTGGTCGCCGCGCCGCCAGGTGTCGTCCTCGAACCGGACGAGACCCGCGACCGGCGTCCCCTCGGGACTCCGGTAGAGCCCGTCGAGCGTCTCGCCGACGTGGTCGCGGAGGCGGTCGAGCGACTCCTCGGTCAGTTCCTCGACGTGGCTGTACTCGTCGAAGGCGTCGACGAGCGCGAGCGTGCTGGAGTCGAACCGGTCGTCGAGGTGACTGCCGTCGAGGCGGAGCGCGTAGTGGCCCACGTCTTCGATCCACAGCTCGTCGAGTCCCGCCACGACCGCACCGGCCTGCACCTCGGCGTGGTCGCCGAGTTTGTCGTCGACGGGCGCACGCGCGACGGCGGCGTACGCTTCGAGAAACGTCGCCGCTGTGTGCGTGAACCGTCCGCCCATGTTCTCCCAGGCGTTCTGACAGCGGATCGGGAGGCCGTCGTCGGCGAGCGTCTCGTCCATCGCGGTGACGGCGCGGTCGATGGCCCCGCGGATCTCTCGGCGCTCGGCGGAACGCAGCCGCGTTCCGCGCTTTCGGAGATACGTGGCGAGGTACGTCGTGACGCTCGCGGTCTGGTCGGCCTGGTACTCGTCGCCCTCGTTACCTTCGACGCGGCCGTGCGCCCACCCCGGCGCGAGCGACCCGTCGACGGCCCAGACGCGGTGCGGCCACGACCCGTCCTCCTGCTGGGTGTCACAGAGAAAGCCGACGCTTCGCTGGAGTTGGTCGTCCACGTCGAGGTCGAGCAGGTCGTCGCTCTCCAGCAGATTCGCGGCGACTTCGGCGTCGTCGCGGAACCAGGTGTAGCCGTAGCCGCCGGAGTGCGCGTAGAACGGGTCGAACTCGGGGCCGGCGATGTGCGCGCCCGTCGGCGCGGTCAGCAGCGACAGCGCCCGGAGGTCCGAGCGGACGACGCGGGCGTTCGGCGCGCCGTCGGGGACGTACACTTCGGCGCGCATCCGTCCCGCCTCGCGCAGATCGTCGGCCGTCGCGTGCGAGAGCGCGCAGTCGCGGAGATCCGAAAGCGCCTGCTCGCGGGTCAACTCGCCGTGGTCCGATAGCTGGGTGACGAACGTCGTCCGGGCGGCGCGACCCTCGCGTTCGAACGGCGCGGAGACGACGATGTCGCCGCTGAGGTGGGTGTCCTCGTACCGGTTCAGGACGGCTTCACGCGGGAACTCGAAGGAGTCCTCCGAGAGCATCTCGTCGAACCGCTCGGGGATCTGCCCGCGGACGTCGGTAAGCCCGGTCGACGCCGTGACGTAGTCGTGTTCGTTCCGGTGGAACACCTCGACCGCTTTCGTTCCGTTCGGCCCCGACGACTCGTGGATGAGGCGGCCGACGCGCGTCTCCCGGCCTTCGGGCGCGAACGTCAGAAACGCCGTCAGATGGGCGTCCGCCGGTATCGCACCGCGGAGTTCGACGTGCGTGACGTGTGCCCGGCCCAGCGTGAGGTCGTACTGGTGGACCGTGTACGCCCCGGCGTCGTACTCGGTTTCGACGACGTTCGTCTCGCGGTAGTAGTGCTGCCGGACGGCGTCGAGTTCGTCGAACCAGCGGGTGCCGTCGTCGGTCTCGATGCCGAAACGCGATCGGTCGATGCCGTAGAGCCCGGAGAGCGAAGAGGAATAGTCCCGGAGGCGTCCGCGGGGGTCGACGTAGACCAGACGGTCTCCATGCGCCGAAAAGGCCCCGTTCGCGGTCGGACACTCCTCCGGAAAACGCGCGCCACGATTTCGCTTGTAATCGTTCAACGCGGTTCGGAGTCTCATGGAAGAGAAGCGAGACGAAATAGCATAAGCGTTGGTGGCAGTCGCTCGCGGCGCGACCCCGTGCCCCGAATTCCCGACACGCTTCGCGCGCAGCAACTGTTCGAAGGGGCGTAAAGTCAATGTCGTCGGGTGCGATAGCACGCCCATGCACCATCCAGGTCCGCCGCGGTTCACCGCGACCGGACGAACGCTCGAACTCGCACCGACCGACCCCGACCCCGGCTCGACGTACCGCTGG from Haloprofundus halobius includes:
- a CDS encoding SRPBCC family protein, coding for MAVYTRRSRVAAPLDEVWEFYSRIEGLEALTPEWMALTVEEVRGPDGEENPDVLDTGTEIRMAMQPLDIAPKQRWTSVIVEREEGDASPWFRDEMVSGPFQKWAHTHEFYGDGEETIVSDTVEYELPGGELGRKASPAGRIGFEPMFRYRHRKTKQLLE
- a CDS encoding glycoside hydrolase family 15 protein, which codes for MRLRTALNDYKRNRGARFPEECPTANGAFSAHGDRLVYVDPRGRLRDYSSSLSGLYGIDRSRFGIETDDGTRWFDELDAVRQHYYRETNVVETEYDAGAYTVHQYDLTLGRAHVTHVELRGAIPADAHLTAFLTFAPEGRETRVGRLIHESSGPNGTKAVEVFHRNEHDYVTASTGLTDVRGQIPERFDEMLSEDSFEFPREAVLNRYEDTHLSGDIVVSAPFEREGRAARTTFVTQLSDHGELTREQALSDLRDCALSHATADDLREAGRMRAEVYVPDGAPNARVVRSDLRALSLLTAPTGAHIAGPEFDPFYAHSGGYGYTWFRDDAEVAANLLESDDLLDLDVDDQLQRSVGFLCDTQQEDGSWPHRVWAVDGSLAPGWAHGRVEGNEGDEYQADQTASVTTYLATYLRKRGTRLRSAERREIRGAIDRAVTAMDETLADDGLPIRCQNAWENMGGRFTHTAATFLEAYAAVARAPVDDKLGDHAEVQAGAVVAGLDELWIEDVGHYALRLDGSHLDDRFDSSTLALVDAFDEYSHVEELTEESLDRLRDHVGETLDGLYRSPEGTPVAGLVRFEDDTWRRGDQEPPKVWSVSTAWGANAAVKLATLLDRFGFDGEAFLVRAENLYELLLPEGPFATEAGYLAEQIFDDGTFDSATPIGWSHSLRLVTTALLREVDALPVSTSAPSGPEEWPRWTTGEKYGVGTVADHGDEDPSRVWFTLTEGALTEVRFPRVDLMNLRTLDFLVVDAEEGSDYTARTYNETRRDDAAETIGRRAEIVEEDALVFRHIIAERGDGRGHEWELTLEYAADPQHDALVVDVSFEALDGNEYQLFSVADTSLTNTGAKDRGMRLGKPGSYHLVARDAGAYDVGDPVLTDEEGEPYSVALALAAANRFEWATVGVAGSEYLHGLFSGGDQPESRSRVDDENIVLVGRVGVGTELDETLALGFGENADTAAALGEAAGALTRGYETVRAAYVDSWERFLEPKALPECVVADDDLRAQYKSCLMGLRAVEDKTFLGAGIASPSVPWGEAVSSEEAKGYGYNFVWARDLYQVFTVFEAVGDLETAEAALSYVYNYQQDDHGFIPQNSYLDGRTRWGGEQIDNISFPQVMAYQLFEDGLGFEEADYDYRNVKRSADYVARNGPATAQERWEEEAGYSPSSIAAEIAGLVCAAAIARDEGRTDDALVWLSLADDWTANVESWTATETGTELHTHTPYYVRVTRDGDPEAGHLRTLANNGPTLDEREIIDGGFLELTRLGIKPWDDEVIRNSLVEVDEAIRVDTPYGPAFYRYNGDGYGEQGGDEEGAPWSIETKGQGRLWPIFTGERGEYELLAGTEDGPLAPENLLRTMAAFANSGRMLAEQVWDRDQETEYNWEFGEGTGSATPLAWSMAQFVRLAHGIDAGRPVETPAAVEKRYLETERPDGPSIRVDTDFRGDTLHVTGKTDAAIVAVRTDEGTALVEPEDGTYEATVDISHGENQIIVAAATDIDLETAGTTVKRFTL